In a genomic window of Verrucomicrobiota bacterium:
- a CDS encoding ABC transporter permease, giving the protein MQEIRFIATLTVQSALRMRFAQMLSAVLLLSVIVLPSLIRHNGTAKMFAQVLVTYSLSLITALLAISTLWLACAAMANDLEGGQLQMLVCKPISRWRIWLGKWIGIMVVQIGLLILAGTAAYAALEWQARELPPGEQEKLRREILVSRGERREPSPDLTRDATLLAEKRRKERPLNNVPQDVLLKEVASEVRALHETVAPGYRRWWVVDLGPQAEVRRNKPISLRVQFHAAHASADGLFRTVWIVGGDNNPKAFRQELHLGAGVEHEIPLPPGLLDAQGKLDILCENRAAATLLFRMEDGLAVLFPEGSFLANYARGLTVIACWIALVAALGVTAGVFLSFPVATVLVVSLFLAGLSGETFAEVVREGTIASFDNETGRSEGSLFDGFFVPMAKVFSYLSRPVESVSPIAALSTGRRIPWVQVLQAAGQVSLALGGMTAVAGMLILTRREISRTG; this is encoded by the coding sequence ATGCAGGAGATCCGTTTCATCGCCACGCTCACCGTGCAATCGGCACTGCGGATGCGCTTTGCGCAAATGCTTTCCGCCGTTCTTCTCCTCAGCGTGATCGTTCTGCCTTCCCTCATCCGGCACAATGGCACGGCGAAAATGTTCGCCCAGGTGCTGGTGACCTATTCCCTCAGCCTGATCACCGCGCTCCTCGCCATTTCCACGCTCTGGCTCGCCTGCGCCGCCATGGCCAACGATCTCGAGGGCGGCCAACTGCAAATGCTCGTTTGCAAACCCATCTCGCGCTGGCGAATCTGGCTCGGCAAATGGATCGGCATCATGGTCGTCCAGATAGGCCTCCTGATCCTCGCCGGAACCGCCGCCTACGCCGCTCTGGAATGGCAAGCCCGCGAACTCCCCCCGGGAGAACAGGAAAAACTCCGGCGCGAAATCCTCGTGTCCCGCGGCGAACGTCGCGAACCCTCACCCGACCTCACCCGCGATGCGACCCTTCTCGCCGAGAAACGCCGGAAAGAACGCCCCCTCAACAATGTCCCCCAAGATGTCCTCCTGAAGGAAGTGGCTTCGGAAGTCCGCGCCCTTCATGAAACCGTGGCGCCAGGTTACCGCCGTTGGTGGGTGGTGGATCTTGGGCCGCAAGCCGAGGTCCGGCGCAACAAACCCATCTCGCTCCGTGTCCAATTCCATGCCGCCCATGCCTCCGCCGACGGCTTGTTCCGCACGGTGTGGATCGTCGGCGGCGACAACAACCCGAAAGCCTTCCGGCAAGAACTCCATCTCGGCGCCGGTGTGGAGCACGAAATCCCGCTCCCGCCCGGCCTCCTCGACGCCCAGGGCAAACTCGACATCCTTTGCGAGAATCGAGCGGCCGCCACTCTGCTTTTCCGGATGGAAGACGGCCTTGCGGTGCTCTTTCCCGAGGGAAGTTTCCTGGCCAACTATGCCCGGGGGTTGACCGTCATTGCCTGCTGGATCGCGCTGGTCGCCGCCCTCGGCGTCACCGCCGGGGTCTTCCTTTCTTTTCCGGTCGCCACCGTTCTTGTCGTCAGTCTGTTCCTGGCGGGACTCTCGGGAGAGACCTTCGCGGAAGTCGTTCGCGAAGGCACCATTGCTTCTTTCGATAATGAGACCGGCCGGTCCGAGGGCAGCCTTTTCGACGGGTTCTTCGTGCCCATGGCCAAGGTCTTCAGCTACCTCTCCAGGCCGGTGGAAAGCGTTTCGCCAATCGCCGCCCTCAGCACGGGACGGCGCATCCCATGGGTTCAGGTCTTGCAGGCGGCCGGCCAGGTTTCTCTGGCGCTGGGAGGCATGACCGCCGTCGCGGGCATGCTCATCCTCACCCGAAGGGAAATCTCCAGAACCGGATGA